A segment of the Streptomyces pactum genome:
CGTGTACGCGTCGTACGGAAGGACACCAGGCTCCAGCATGGCAGCAGACGAGATAGCGGTCATCGGCGGCATCGATACCCACACCGACGTCCACCAGGCCGCAGTGATCGACACGGTCGGCCGGCACCTGGCCACCGAGGCGTTTCCCACCACCCCGGACGGCTACCAGCAGTTGCTGGACTGGCTGCGCCCGCATGGCGAACTGCTGGCGGTGGGCCTGGAGGGCACGGGCGCCTACGGCGCCGAGATCGCCCGTTTCCTGACCGCCAACGGCATCACCGTCGTGGAGGTCGACCGCCCTGACCGCAAGGTCCGTCGGGACAACGGCAAGTCCGACCCGGTCGACGCCTACGCCGCTGCGACCGCCGTGCTGTCCGGCCGGGCCTCGGGCACGCCGAAGACCCGCAACGGGATCGTGGAGGCCATCCGTACCCTGCGCGTGGCCCGCAGCTCGGCGGTCAAGGCCCGCACCCAGACCATCAATCAGATCCGCAATCTCATCGTGACGGCACCCGCGGCGGTCCGGGAGAAGCTGCGGGCTCTGACCACCAGCGAGCTGATCGGCACTCTCGCCCGGTCCCGTCCCGTCGGTGACCTCTCCGATCCGGAGCACGCGGCCAGGGTCACACTGCGCAGGCTCGCCCGCCGCTACCAGCGGCTCTGCGAGGAGATCGCCGACGCCGACGCCGATTTGGGCCCGCTGGTCACCCGGGCCGCACCCCGGCTGGTCGCCCTGCCTGGCGTCGGCCCCGAGACTGCGGGCCAGTTGCTGACCACCGCGGGCGACAACCCCGACCGCCTCCGCTCGGAAGCCTCCTTCGCGCACCTATGCGCAGCCTCTCCAATCCCGGCATCATCGGGCCGGACACACCGGCACCGGCTCAACCGCGGAGGCGACCGGCAGGCCAACCGGGCTCTCCACACCATCGTGCTGGTCCGTATGCGCTACGACCAACGCACCCGCGACTACGTCGCCAGACGCACCACCGAAGGCATGACGAAGAAGGACATCGTCCGCTGCCTGAAACGGTTCGTCGCTCGCGAGGTCTACCGTCACCTGCCCCGTCCTCAGATCACCACTGAACAACTCGCCCAAGCCGCTTGACGATCTATAGGAGCTTCGTGACCGACGTGATTCCCCAGCCACGGCGAATGACCGCCCACGAGGGAGATTTCTTCGAGCTCGGCCCGGACACCAGGGTGGCGGCGGGCGCCGGCACCGAGCGCACCGAGCGCTGGCTGCGCGCCACGCTGGGCGCCGCGACCGGCCTGCCGCTCGCGCCCGGGACGCGGGACGGCGCGGTGGAGGGCGACACCGTCCGCCTGTCCCTCGACGGCGGGCTGAGCACCGAGGGCTACCGCCTCGTCGTCGAACCGACGGGCGTCCACCTGACGGGAGGCGGGCCGGCCGGCCTCTTCTGGGGCGCTCAGACGCTGCGGCAACTGCTCGGCCCGGACGCCTTCCGGCGTGCCCCGCTGCCCGGCGGCCGGTGGCGGCTGCCCCCGGTCCGGATCGAGGACGCGCCCCGCTTCCCCTGGCGGGGCCTCATGCTGGACGTCGCCCGGCACTTCATGCCCAAGGACGGCGTCCTGCGCTACCTGGACCTGATGGCCGCCCACAAACTCAACGTCCTGCACTTCCACCTGACCGACGACCAGGGGTGGCGCGTCGAGATCAAACGGCACCCGAAGCTCACCGAGACCGGGTCCTGGCGGGCGCGCACCAAATACGGCCACCGGGCCTCACCGCTGTGGGAGGAAAAACCCCACGGCGGTTACTACACCCAGGACGACATCCGGGAGATCGTCGCCTACGCGGCCGAACGGAACATCACCGTCGTCCCCGAAATCGACGTACCCGGACACTCGCAGGCCGCGATCGCCGCGTATCCGGAACTCGGCAACACGGACGTCGTCGACACCACCGCCCTGTCCGTCTGGGACACCTGGGGGGTCTCCCCGAACGTACTCGCCCCCACCGAGGCCACCCTGCGTTTCTACGAGGGCGTGTTCGAGGAACTCCTGGCGCTTTTCCCCTCGGAGTTCATCCACATCGGCGGCGACGAATGCCCCAAGGACCAGTGGCGGCGCTCGGCCACCGCGCAGGCACGCATCGAGGAACTCGCCCTCGCCGACGAGGACGAACTCCAGGCCTGGTTCGTCCAGCACTTCGACACCTGGCTCGCCGAACGCGGGCGCCGGCTCATCGGCTGGGACGAGATCCTGGAGGGCGGGCTGGCCAAGGGCGCGGCCGTCGCCTCCTGGCGCGGGTACGCGGGCGGGGTCGCCGCCGCGCGCGCGGGCCACGACGTCGTCATGTGTCCCGAGCAGCAGGTGTACCTCGACCACCGGCAGCACGCCGGCGAGGACGAACCCGTGCCGATCGGCTTCGTGCGCACCCTGGAGGACGTCTACCGGTTCGAGCCGGTTCCGGCGGAGCTGACCGCGGACGAGTCCGGACATGTGCTCGGCACCCAGGCGAACGTGTGGACCGAGGTGATGGAGAACCAGGCGCGGGTGGACTACCAGACCTTCCCGAGGCTCGCCGCGTTCGCCGAGGTCGCCTGGAGCGCCCTGCCCGCCCCGGCCGACCGGGACTTCGCCGGCTTCGAACGCCGGATGGCCGTCCACTACGGGCGACTTGACGCCCTGGGGGTCGCCTACCGGCCGCCCGGCGGCCCGCTGCCGTGGCAGCGGCGGCCCGGTGTGCTCGGCCGGCCGATCGACGGACCGCCGCCGGACAAGTAAGGAGAAAGCCCCGAAACGCCGCCGAAGAGTGGTGACTCCGGCTCATCGTACGTACCTCCGATTGTCGGCGGATCACCGGAAATCCCGTCGGAAAACGGACCATGCCGCCGACTAGGTGGGCGAATGCCTCCTAGCGGACCCCCGCGTTCGGCCCCTGCGAAGATGTGCCAGAGTTGCCACGTCCGCCCTGTCAGGTCGTACCGTACGGCCACATGGGCGGGACCAGGTGGGACAGCGGGAAGGGGCAGTCGGTTTGACCACGCACGCACCGCAGGCGGCGCAGGCCGTCACGCTGCCCACGACACTGGACGAGGCCGTGGCGGCACTGGC
Coding sequences within it:
- a CDS encoding IS110 family transposase — its product is MAADEIAVIGGIDTHTDVHQAAVIDTVGRHLATEAFPTTPDGYQQLLDWLRPHGELLAVGLEGTGAYGAEIARFLTANGITVVEVDRPDRKVRRDNGKSDPVDAYAAATAVLSGRASGTPKTRNGIVEAIRTLRVARSSAVKARTQTINQIRNLIVTAPAAVREKLRALTTSELIGTLARSRPVGDLSDPEHAARVTLRRLARRYQRLCEEIADADADLGPLVTRAAPRLVALPGVGPETAGQLLTTAGDNPDRLRSEASFAHLCAASPIPASSGRTHRHRLNRGGDRQANRALHTIVLVRMRYDQRTRDYVARRTTEGMTKKDIVRCLKRFVAREVYRHLPRPQITTEQLAQAA
- a CDS encoding beta-N-acetylhexosaminidase yields the protein MTAHEGDFFELGPDTRVAAGAGTERTERWLRATLGAATGLPLAPGTRDGAVEGDTVRLSLDGGLSTEGYRLVVEPTGVHLTGGGPAGLFWGAQTLRQLLGPDAFRRAPLPGGRWRLPPVRIEDAPRFPWRGLMLDVARHFMPKDGVLRYLDLMAAHKLNVLHFHLTDDQGWRVEIKRHPKLTETGSWRARTKYGHRASPLWEEKPHGGYYTQDDIREIVAYAAERNITVVPEIDVPGHSQAAIAAYPELGNTDVVDTTALSVWDTWGVSPNVLAPTEATLRFYEGVFEELLALFPSEFIHIGGDECPKDQWRRSATAQARIEELALADEDELQAWFVQHFDTWLAERGRRLIGWDEILEGGLAKGAAVASWRGYAGGVAAARAGHDVVMCPEQQVYLDHRQHAGEDEPVPIGFVRTLEDVYRFEPVPAELTADESGHVLGTQANVWTEVMENQARVDYQTFPRLAAFAEVAWSALPAPADRDFAGFERRMAVHYGRLDALGVAYRPPGGPLPWQRRPGVLGRPIDGPPPDK